In a genomic window of Thermoproteus tenax Kra 1:
- a CDS encoding indole-3-glycerol-phosphate synthase, with amino-acid sequence MSFLEKVRDSLKYRRERIVEREVPVQDFRKALGDFGIIAEYKRASPTGIVRLDLPPWEYFSSVAQYVQAFSVLTEPFWFLGDWRFVHLAKSLRPVLAKDFVAYREQIDVAYGYGADAVLIIYKFAGERTAELYGYTKSRGLTPLVEVGSVQEALEAVELGDVLLGINSRDLNTLAVSLERALEIAERVRGKADFIVESGITEPHQVRAVCRKGARGVLIGTALMKNPSLAREFREALRSC; translated from the coding sequence ATGAGTTTTTTGGAGAAGGTCAGAGATTCGTTGAAGTATAGGCGCGAGAGGATTGTGGAAAGGGAGGTGCCTGTACAAGACTTCCGGAAGGCGTTGGGAGACTTCGGGATAATAGCCGAGTACAAACGGGCATCTCCCACGGGCATCGTCAGATTAGATCTACCTCCGTGGGAGTACTTCAGCTCAGTGGCCCAATATGTCCAAGCGTTCTCAGTGTTAACTGAGCCGTTCTGGTTTTTGGGTGACTGGCGCTTTGTGCACTTGGCTAAGAGCTTAAGGCCCGTGTTGGCCAAGGACTTCGTGGCCTATCGGGAGCAGATAGACGTGGCCTACGGCTACGGCGCAGACGCAGTTCTGATAATATATAAATTCGCGGGAGAGAGAACAGCAGAGCTCTATGGATATACAAAGTCGCGCGGCCTTACGCCGTTGGTTGAGGTGGGGTCAGTTCAAGAGGCCCTAGAGGCCGTAGAGTTGGGCGACGTGCTCTTGGGAATAAACTCGAGGGACCTCAACACTTTGGCTGTCTCATTAGAGAGAGCTCTTGAGATCGCCGAGAGGGTGCGGGGCAAGGCCGACTTCATCGTAGAGAGCGGAATAACAGAGCCGCATCAAGTGAGAGCCGTGTGCAGGAAGGGGGCACGCGGCGTTCTCATCGGCACGGCGTTGATGAAAAACCCATCTCTAGCCAGAGAGTTCAGAGAGGCTCTGCGAAGCTGTTAG
- a CDS encoding DUF2258 domain-containing protein — MSWRPVENIERDLEKAEENSALYGGILVKGGNVVEISTGVIIAARFADKLRRAAFAAFKNMVKQEEILKSVADLNRSLYEKLVAMGIGKLDIIRISVEAKVEDGRLTFGEPRVEHFVPSTRVKELQDQLESCKALLQGLKSKLEDVLKELA; from the coding sequence ATGAGCTGGAGACCTGTAGAAAACATAGAAAGGGACCTTGAAAAAGCGGAGGAAAACTCTGCATTGTACGGCGGAATATTAGTGAAAGGCGGCAACGTTGTTGAGATAAGTACGGGCGTCATAATTGCGGCGAGGTTCGCCGACAAGCTACGCAGAGCCGCCTTTGCCGCGTTCAAAAATATGGTGAAACAAGAGGAGATACTGAAGTCTGTGGCGGATCTTAACAGGTCGTTATACGAAAAGCTAGTGGCAATGGGCATAGGGAAGCTCGACATAATCAGGATATCGGTCGAGGCAAAGGTCGAGGACGGCAGACTGACCTTCGGAGAGCCCCGCGTTGAACACTTCGTGCCCAGCACTAGGGTGAAGGAGCTCCAAGACCAACTCGAGAGCTGTAAGGCTCTGTTGCAAGGCTTGAAGAGCAAGTTAGAGGACGTCCTAAAGGAGCTGGCCTAA